In a genomic window of Streptomyces katrae:
- a CDS encoding DUF5999 family protein, translated as MCSHQPPCPPADSADRDAARTVAFHPEQGWSLLCNGVVVFDDTGELLPEGRTVEPRRPALV; from the coding sequence ATGTGCTCTCACCAGCCCCCCTGCCCGCCCGCCGACAGCGCCGACCGTGACGCTGCCCGCACCGTGGCCTTCCATCCCGAACAGGGCTGGAGCCTGCTCTGCAACGGCGTGGTGGTCTTCGACGACACCGGGGAACTGCTCCCCGAAGGCCGGACGGTGGAACCCCGTCGCCCGGCCCTGGTCTGA
- a CDS encoding MurT ligase domain-containing protein produces the protein MAGNTEPLSPRAKLAVTAGKAAAAVSRAAGRGSGSVIGGKVALRLDPDLLGALAQHLDVVLVSATNGKTTTTRLIAEALRASGPVVSNALGANMPAGITSALAGGSDAKYGVIEVDEKYLAGVARDVTPKVIALLNLSRDQLDRAAETRMLAEKWREGLEGSKAVIVANCDDPLIVWSASSSQSVVWVAAGQEWKDDAWSCPSCGGVMQRPGDDWFCGECGFRRPTPTWVLSGDHVLDPHGSAWPIHLQLPGRANKANAATSAAVAAVFGVPPQVALERMYQVQAVAGRYDVVSFQGRELRLLLAKNPAGWLETFSLIDGPPAPVILSVNARGADGTDTSWLWDVDYPRLAGHPIFVIGDRKLDLAVRLEVAGLDFRVCETLDEAVQLAPPGQIELIANYTAFQDVRRRVGN, from the coding sequence ATGGCAGGCAACACGGAGCCGCTTTCGCCGCGGGCCAAGCTGGCCGTGACGGCGGGCAAGGCCGCGGCGGCGGTGTCGCGGGCCGCGGGACGCGGAAGCGGATCGGTGATCGGCGGCAAGGTCGCGCTCAGGCTGGACCCCGATCTTCTCGGCGCGCTGGCGCAGCATCTCGATGTCGTCCTCGTCTCCGCGACGAACGGCAAGACCACGACGACCCGTCTGATCGCCGAGGCCCTGCGGGCCAGCGGTCCGGTCGTCTCGAACGCGCTGGGCGCGAACATGCCGGCGGGCATCACCTCCGCCCTGGCCGGCGGCTCGGACGCCAAGTACGGCGTCATCGAGGTCGACGAGAAGTACCTCGCCGGGGTGGCCCGGGACGTCACCCCGAAGGTGATCGCCCTGCTGAACCTCTCCCGCGACCAGCTGGACCGAGCGGCCGAGACCCGCATGCTCGCCGAGAAGTGGCGCGAGGGGCTCGAGGGCTCCAAGGCGGTCATCGTCGCGAACTGCGACGACCCCCTGATCGTGTGGTCGGCCTCCTCCTCGCAGAGCGTGGTGTGGGTCGCGGCCGGCCAGGAGTGGAAGGACGACGCCTGGTCGTGCCCCTCCTGCGGCGGTGTCATGCAGCGCCCGGGCGACGACTGGTTCTGCGGCGAGTGCGGCTTCCGCCGCCCGACCCCGACCTGGGTGCTCTCCGGCGACCACGTGCTGGACCCGCACGGCTCGGCCTGGCCGATCCACCTCCAGCTGCCGGGCCGCGCGAACAAGGCGAACGCCGCCACCTCGGCCGCCGTGGCCGCCGTGTTCGGCGTGCCCCCGCAGGTCGCGCTGGAGCGCATGTACCAGGTCCAGGCCGTCGCCGGCCGCTACGACGTGGTCTCCTTCCAGGGCCGCGAGCTGCGCCTGCTGCTCGCGAAGAACCCGGCCGGCTGGCTCGAAACGTTTTCGCTGATCGACGGGCCGCCGGCTCCGGTGATCCTGTCGGTCAACGCCCGCGGCGCGGACGGCACCGACACCTCCTGGCTGTGGGACGTGGACTACCCGCGGCTCGCCGGCCACCCGATCTTCGTGATCGGCGACCGCAAGCTGGACCTGGCCGTCCGCCTGGAGGTCGCCGGCCTGGACTTCCGGGTCTGCGAGACCCTCGACGAGGCCGTGCAGCTGGCGCCGCCCGGCCAGATCGAGCTGATCGCCAACTACACCGCCTTCCAGGACGTGCGCCGCCGCGTCGGCAACTAG
- a CDS encoding acyl-CoA dehydrogenase family protein, producing MAEFTMELNDDQKQVRDWIHGFAADVIRPAAAEWDEREETPWPVIQEAAKVGIYSLDFYAQQFFDPTGLGIPMAMEELFWGDAGIALSIVGTGLAAIGVLANGTEEQIGTWIPQMYGTPDDVKVAAFCSSEPDAGSDVGAMRTRAVYDQAKDEWVLNGTKTWATNGGIANVHIVVAVVDPELGTKGHASFIVPPGTAGLSQGQKFKKHGIRASHTAEVVLEDVRIPGSCLLGGKEKLDERLARAREKAKAGGGERLKNAAMATFEASRPAVGAMAVGTARAAYEVALDYAKTRTQFGRPIIDNQGVAFQLADMRTQIDAARLLVWRASWMAVAGKPFTSAEGSMSKLYASEVAKKVTAQAVQILGGNGFTREYPVERMHRDAAIYTIFEGTSEIQRLVIARTLSGMPIR from the coding sequence ATGGCGGAGTTCACCATGGAGCTCAACGACGACCAGAAGCAGGTCCGCGACTGGATCCACGGCTTCGCCGCCGACGTGATCCGGCCCGCGGCCGCGGAGTGGGACGAGCGCGAGGAGACCCCCTGGCCGGTGATCCAGGAGGCGGCCAAGGTCGGCATCTACTCGCTGGACTTCTACGCCCAGCAGTTCTTCGACCCGACCGGCCTGGGCATCCCGATGGCCATGGAGGAGCTCTTCTGGGGCGACGCCGGCATCGCCCTGTCGATCGTGGGCACCGGCCTCGCGGCCATCGGCGTCCTCGCCAACGGCACCGAGGAGCAGATCGGCACCTGGATCCCGCAGATGTACGGCACCCCGGACGACGTGAAGGTCGCGGCCTTCTGCTCCTCCGAGCCGGACGCCGGCTCCGACGTCGGCGCGATGCGCACCCGGGCCGTCTACGACCAGGCCAAGGACGAGTGGGTGCTGAACGGCACCAAGACCTGGGCCACCAACGGCGGCATCGCCAACGTCCACATCGTCGTCGCCGTGGTGGACCCCGAGCTCGGCACCAAGGGCCACGCCTCCTTCATCGTCCCGCCGGGCACCGCCGGGCTCTCGCAGGGCCAGAAGTTCAAGAAGCACGGCATCCGCGCCTCGCACACCGCCGAGGTGGTCCTGGAGGACGTGCGGATCCCCGGCTCCTGCCTGCTCGGCGGCAAGGAGAAGCTCGACGAACGGCTCGCGCGGGCCCGGGAGAAGGCGAAGGCGGGCGGCGGCGAGCGGTTGAAGAACGCTGCCATGGCCACCTTCGAGGCCTCCCGGCCGGCCGTCGGCGCGATGGCGGTCGGCACCGCCCGGGCCGCGTACGAGGTCGCCCTCGACTACGCGAAGACCCGCACCCAGTTCGGCCGCCCGATCATCGACAACCAGGGCGTGGCCTTCCAGCTCGCGGACATGCGCACGCAGATCGACGCGGCGCGGCTGCTGGTGTGGCGGGCGTCGTGGATGGCGGTCGCGGGCAAGCCGTTCACCTCGGCGGAGGGGTCGATGTCGAAGCTCTACGCGAGCGAGGTGGCGAAGAAGGTCACCGCCCAGGCGGTCCAGATCCTCGGCGGCAACGGCTTCACCCGGGAGTACCCGGTGGAGCGGATGCACCGGGACGCGGCGATATACACGATCTTCGAGGGCACGAGCGAGATCCAGCGCCTGGTGATCGCCCGGACCCTCTCCGGCATGCCGATCCGCTAG
- a CDS encoding ATP-binding protein: MPGNLPPDTAGFVGREAELDRLDGLLDQRRLITLTGVGGVGKSRLALRAAARPGRARPDGVWWVELSPLRDPGLLTTTLAHTLGLTVGVAAHAGQSLDEELCAWMADKSLLLVLDTCEHLVTPVRHLVGELLQSAPGLTVLVTSRERLGSPGEAVLEVRPLPCEGPDSDALVLFRAHARAASPQAAAALADPARAALAAEVCRRLDGIPLALELAGARLRLWSLERMAHLLGARFDVLADTGRAALPARHRTLRTAIGWSHELCEPLERLLWARLSVFAGDFDAAAARTVCAGGPLPAARVERLLEGLVAKSVVRRSRERGTGTRYRMLDTIREFGHDWLVELDEVRTVADRHAHWYAALARAAEQDWMGPGQVDWYRRMSAEHAQLRTALEHLLGTDPGAALGMAGALWFFWFSCGHLQEGRGFLERALAQVPPTGAEHAQALWALGLTMLLQGDLGAARLTGIASVRAAEAHGDPEGRLRAAYLRSVSLLMPGDPVRALALAGPPARAGHGGEGSGAGWLLCQLVSAYALCDLGRFEEAAEEAEGLRTACVELGERWMRAYADYVLAVSALGLGRHAEAARHVRAMLSGKRLLNDRFGIALGLDMLAAAVAGLGDGEMAARLLGTGHAWWRTVGRPQMGSPSLTALRDQGERQARAAIGDAAYESAFRGGAATPTG, from the coding sequence GTGCCGGGAAACCTACCGCCGGATACGGCGGGCTTCGTCGGCCGCGAGGCCGAACTCGACCGCCTCGACGGCCTGCTGGACCAGCGAAGACTCATCACCCTGACCGGGGTGGGCGGAGTCGGCAAGTCCCGGCTCGCGCTGCGGGCCGCCGCCCGCCCCGGCCGGGCCCGGCCCGACGGGGTCTGGTGGGTGGAGCTCTCCCCGCTGCGCGACCCCGGGCTCCTCACCACCACCCTCGCGCACACCCTCGGCCTGACCGTCGGCGTCGCCGCCCACGCCGGGCAGTCCCTCGACGAGGAACTGTGCGCGTGGATGGCCGACAAATCCCTGCTCCTGGTCCTCGACACCTGCGAGCACCTGGTGACCCCCGTCCGGCACCTGGTGGGCGAACTCCTGCAGTCCGCACCCGGCCTGACGGTGCTGGTCACCTCCCGCGAACGGCTCGGCTCCCCCGGCGAGGCCGTGCTGGAGGTCCGGCCCCTGCCCTGCGAGGGACCCGACAGCGACGCCCTCGTCCTCTTCCGGGCCCACGCGCGGGCCGCCTCGCCGCAGGCCGCCGCCGCCCTCGCCGACCCCGCCCGGGCCGCCCTCGCGGCCGAGGTCTGCCGCCGCCTGGACGGCATCCCGCTCGCGCTGGAACTGGCCGGGGCCCGGCTGCGGCTGTGGTCCCTGGAGCGGATGGCACACCTGCTGGGCGCCCGCTTCGACGTGCTCGCCGACACCGGCCGCGCCGCGCTGCCGGCCCGGCACCGGACCCTGCGGACCGCCATCGGGTGGAGCCACGAACTGTGCGAGCCGCTGGAGCGGCTGCTGTGGGCCCGGCTGTCGGTGTTCGCCGGGGACTTCGACGCGGCCGCCGCCCGCACGGTGTGCGCGGGCGGCCCCCTGCCCGCGGCGCGGGTGGAGCGGCTGCTGGAGGGGCTGGTCGCCAAATCCGTCGTGCGCCGGTCGCGCGAGCGGGGGACGGGGACCCGCTACCGGATGCTGGACACCATCCGCGAGTTCGGCCACGACTGGCTGGTGGAGCTGGACGAGGTACGGACCGTCGCGGACCGCCACGCCCACTGGTACGCCGCCCTCGCCAGGGCCGCCGAACAGGACTGGATGGGGCCGGGGCAGGTGGACTGGTACCGCAGGATGAGCGCCGAGCACGCCCAGCTGCGCACCGCCCTGGAGCACCTGCTCGGGACGGACCCCGGCGCGGCCCTGGGGATGGCCGGGGCCCTGTGGTTCTTCTGGTTCTCCTGCGGCCACCTCCAGGAGGGCCGGGGCTTCCTGGAACGGGCCCTGGCCCAGGTCCCGCCGACGGGCGCCGAGCACGCCCAGGCGCTGTGGGCGCTCGGGCTGACGATGCTGCTCCAGGGCGACCTGGGGGCCGCCCGGCTGACGGGGATCGCGTCCGTGCGGGCCGCCGAGGCGCACGGCGACCCCGAGGGGCGGCTGCGCGCCGCCTACCTGCGGTCGGTGTCGCTGCTGATGCCGGGCGACCCCGTACGGGCGCTCGCGCTGGCGGGGCCCCCGGCGCGGGCGGGCCACGGCGGCGAGGGCAGCGGGGCGGGGTGGCTGCTGTGCCAGCTGGTGAGCGCGTACGCCCTGTGCGACCTCGGGCGCTTCGAGGAGGCCGCCGAGGAGGCGGAGGGGCTGCGCACGGCCTGCGTGGAGCTGGGCGAGCGCTGGATGCGGGCGTACGCGGACTACGTGCTGGCCGTCTCGGCGCTCGGGCTGGGCCGGCACGCGGAGGCCGCCCGGCACGTACGGGCGATGCTGTCCGGCAAGCGGCTGCTGAACGACCGCTTCGGCATCGCGCTCGGCCTGGACATGCTCGCCGCGGCGGTGGCCGGCCTGGGCGACGGGGAAATGGCGGCGCGACTGCTGGGCACCGGGCACGCCTGGTGGCGCACGGTGGGCCGGCCGCAGATGGGCTCGCCCTCGCTGACGGCCCTGCGGGACCAGGGCGAGCGGCAGGCCAGGGCGGCGATCGGGGACGCGGCGTACGAGAGCGCGTTCCGCGGTGGCGCGGCGACGCCCACCGGCTGA
- a CDS encoding lysophospholipid acyltransferase family protein yields MFYQLLKHVLLGPLLRLLFRPRIEGLENIPEEGAAIIAGNHLSFSDHFLMPAILRRRITFLAKAEYFTGPGLKGRLTAAFFRSAGQIPVDRSGKDAGQAALREGLGVLAKGELLGIYPEGTRSHDGRLYKGKVGVAAMALGAGVPVVPCAMVGTFEIQPPGQTLPKIRRVTIRFGAPLEFSRYAGMEGERAVLRAVTDEIMYAILNLSGQEYVDRYAAEVKAEEEEERKKARRTKR; encoded by the coding sequence GTGTTCTACCAGCTGCTCAAGCACGTGCTGCTCGGTCCCCTGCTGCGGCTGCTGTTCCGGCCGCGGATCGAGGGCCTGGAGAACATCCCCGAGGAGGGCGCCGCGATCATCGCGGGCAACCACCTGTCCTTCTCGGACCACTTCCTGATGCCCGCGATCCTCAGGCGCCGGATCACCTTCCTGGCGAAGGCCGAGTACTTCACCGGGCCCGGGCTCAAGGGCCGGCTGACCGCCGCCTTCTTCCGCAGCGCCGGGCAGATCCCGGTGGACCGCTCCGGCAAGGACGCCGGGCAGGCGGCACTGCGCGAGGGGCTCGGGGTGCTGGCGAAGGGCGAGCTGCTCGGCATCTACCCGGAGGGGACGCGCTCGCACGACGGGCGGCTCTACAAGGGCAAGGTCGGCGTGGCGGCGATGGCGCTGGGGGCCGGGGTACCCGTCGTCCCGTGCGCGATGGTCGGCACCTTCGAGATCCAGCCGCCGGGCCAGACCCTCCCGAAGATCCGGCGGGTCACGATCCGCTTCGGCGCCCCGCTGGAGTTCTCCCGGTACGCGGGGATGGAGGGCGAGCGGGCGGTGCTGCGCGCCGTGACCGACGAGATCATGTACGCGATCCTGAACCTCTCCGGCCAGGAGTACGTCGACCGGTACGCGGCCGAGGTGAAGGCCGAGGAAGAGGAGGAGCGGAAGAAGGCCCGGCGCACGAAGCGCTGA
- a CDS encoding fibronectin type III domain-containing protein: MRPITAPRRAGAVLAALALCLAAPALTACGADGDTTPPHAPGGLTAQAGSATSVHVMWESATPADGVTGYQVFQDGLLVRELPAEKTMVDVTGLTPQTAHSFTVRARDAAGNRSAAAPAARATTPAAQPEDHRPPTAPPATTGRAEGPRAVRLSWTPAADDTGVTAYDVYQSGIRIHTSGAAENSTTLTGLQPGTAYSFTVRARDGSDNSSPDGPAVALTTPADPAQGPGTAPGAFTADVSPGTVELGWTAPDTGRETSEYQLYVNDRPVTVIQFGAGAVPTGRASYRLTTTEPAGTVWALKLRARLPDGNWGAFSQERRITLPG; encoded by the coding sequence GTGCGACCCATCACGGCCCCGCGCCGCGCCGGGGCGGTACTCGCGGCCCTCGCCCTCTGCCTGGCCGCCCCCGCGCTGACGGCGTGCGGGGCGGACGGCGACACCACGCCCCCGCACGCCCCCGGCGGGCTCACCGCCCAGGCGGGCAGCGCCACTTCGGTCCACGTGATGTGGGAGTCGGCCACCCCCGCCGACGGGGTCACCGGCTACCAGGTCTTCCAGGACGGCCTGCTGGTCCGGGAACTCCCCGCCGAGAAGACCATGGTGGACGTCACCGGGCTCACCCCGCAGACCGCCCACTCCTTCACCGTCCGGGCCCGCGACGCCGCCGGGAACCGCTCCGCCGCGGCCCCCGCCGCCCGGGCCACCACCCCCGCCGCCCAGCCCGAGGACCACCGTCCGCCCACCGCCCCGCCCGCCACCACCGGCCGCGCCGAGGGCCCCCGGGCGGTCCGCCTGAGCTGGACCCCGGCCGCGGACGACACCGGAGTGACGGCGTACGACGTCTACCAGAGCGGGATCCGGATCCACACGTCCGGCGCCGCCGAGAACTCCACCACCCTCACCGGCCTCCAGCCCGGCACCGCCTACTCCTTCACCGTCCGGGCCCGCGACGGCTCCGACAACAGCTCCCCGGACGGCCCGGCGGTCGCCCTGACCACCCCCGCCGACCCCGCCCAGGGCCCCGGCACCGCCCCCGGCGCCTTCACCGCGGACGTCTCCCCGGGCACGGTCGAGCTGGGCTGGACCGCCCCCGACACCGGCCGCGAGACGAGCGAGTACCAGCTCTACGTCAACGACCGGCCCGTCACGGTCATCCAGTTCGGTGCCGGAGCCGTCCCGACGGGCCGTGCCTCCTACCGCCTCACCACGACCGAACCGGCCGGCACCGTATGGGCGCTGAAACTCCGCGCCCGCCTGCCCGACGGCAACTGGGGCGCCTTCTCACAGGAGCGGCGCATCACGCTCCCCGGCTGA
- a CDS encoding TetR family transcriptional regulator yields MQSTQEAGAGEPGAGERRRRELLEAADRVVLRDGPKASMNAIAAEAGITKPILYRHFGDKAGLYQALAVRHTDALLDSLRAALDAPAERRSRVESTLDTYLAAIEARPQVYRFLMHPAEDSQSSERGFDVGLHSAPLLRRLGEELAKVVGERVDLGPGGEQLARIWGHGIVGMMHAAGDWWLGERPCARADLVAGLTDLLWGRLATAGNREDGPGF; encoded by the coding sequence ATGCAGAGCACCCAGGAGGCCGGAGCCGGAGAGCCGGGAGCCGGAGAGCGCCGACGGCGCGAGCTCCTCGAGGCGGCGGACCGCGTCGTCCTCAGGGACGGCCCCAAGGCCTCCATGAACGCCATCGCGGCGGAGGCGGGCATCACCAAGCCCATCCTCTACCGCCACTTCGGCGACAAGGCGGGGCTCTACCAGGCCCTGGCCGTCCGGCACACCGACGCCCTGCTCGACTCGCTGCGGGCCGCGCTCGACGCCCCCGCCGAGCGCCGCAGCCGGGTGGAGTCCACCCTCGACACCTACCTCGCCGCCATCGAGGCCCGCCCCCAGGTGTACCGGTTCCTGATGCACCCCGCCGAGGACTCGCAGAGCTCCGAGCGCGGCTTCGACGTCGGCCTGCACTCCGCTCCGCTGCTGCGCCGGCTCGGCGAGGAACTGGCGAAGGTGGTGGGCGAGCGCGTCGACCTCGGCCCCGGCGGCGAACAGCTCGCCCGGATCTGGGGGCACGGCATCGTCGGCATGATGCACGCCGCCGGGGACTGGTGGCTCGGCGAACGCCCGTGCGCCCGGGCCGATCTGGTGGCCGGCCTCACCGACCTGCTCTGGGGCCGCCTGGCCACGGCCGGCAACCGCGAGGACGGCCCGGGCTTCTGA
- the def gene encoding peptide deformylase — translation MRQRPIPGTTGLVRTMSLLGDPVLHSACAEVTAFGPELDRLIEDMFATMYAAQGVGLAANQIGIGQRVFVYDCPDDDDVRHVGHVVNPRLVEADGDEFVGPEGCLSLPGLEAGTARFDRAVVEGVTSDASPVRIEGTGFFARCLQHECDHLDGTVYADRVTGLRARLLRRAIRKTSWGREAGQR, via the coding sequence ATGCGACAGCGCCCCATCCCCGGTACCACCGGACTCGTCCGCACCATGAGCCTGCTGGGTGATCCGGTACTCCATTCCGCCTGCGCGGAGGTGACCGCCTTCGGCCCCGAACTCGACCGGCTCATCGAGGACATGTTCGCCACGATGTACGCCGCCCAGGGGGTCGGCCTCGCCGCGAACCAGATCGGGATCGGGCAGCGGGTCTTCGTCTACGACTGCCCCGACGACGATGACGTCCGCCACGTGGGACACGTCGTCAACCCGCGTCTGGTCGAGGCCGACGGGGACGAGTTCGTCGGCCCCGAGGGCTGTCTGTCGCTGCCCGGCCTGGAGGCGGGCACCGCCCGGTTCGACCGTGCGGTCGTCGAAGGGGTCACCTCGGACGCCAGCCCGGTGCGCATCGAGGGCACCGGGTTCTTCGCCCGCTGCCTCCAGCACGAGTGCGACCACCTCGACGGCACCGTCTACGCGGACCGGGTGACCGGTCTGCGCGCCCGCCTGCTGCGCCGGGCCATCCGCAAGACCTCCTGGGGCCGGGAGGCCGGGCAGCGGTAG
- a CDS encoding cytochrome c oxidase assembly protein: MDHSGHGMDMNMDMDMNMDLPPFTLGRGLEFSFDAFFLFGSLLALALYGWGVVRLRRRGDAWPPGRTVAFVAGVLTVMLVMCTKLNDYGMVMFSVHMVQHMVISMVTPILVLLGAPVTLALRALPPAARGSKGPRELLLMLLHSRYMRIVTHPAFTIPMFIASLYALYFTPLFDFLMQSRAGHIGMMVHFLAVGLIFFWPIMGVDPGPHRPGYVMRMLELFAGMPFHAFFGIALMMASEPMIKTYADPPASLGINPLDDQHWGGGIAWAFSEIPSVLVLIALVYQWYHSEQRAAKRSDRAADRDGDKELEAYNAYLASLQGRGQ, translated from the coding sequence ATGGACCACAGCGGTCACGGCATGGACATGAACATGGATATGGACATGAACATGGACCTGCCGCCGTTCACCCTCGGACGCGGTCTGGAGTTCTCCTTCGACGCGTTCTTCCTCTTCGGCTCGCTGCTGGCGCTCGCCCTGTACGGCTGGGGCGTGGTGCGGCTGCGCCGGCGCGGGGACGCGTGGCCGCCGGGCCGGACGGTCGCCTTCGTGGCCGGCGTGCTGACGGTGATGCTGGTGATGTGCACCAAGCTCAACGACTACGGCATGGTCATGTTCAGCGTGCACATGGTCCAGCACATGGTGATCAGCATGGTCACGCCCATCCTGGTGCTGCTCGGGGCGCCGGTGACCCTGGCCCTGCGCGCGCTGCCGCCCGCCGCCCGGGGCAGCAAGGGCCCGCGCGAGCTGCTCCTGATGCTGCTGCACAGCCGGTACATGCGGATCGTCACGCACCCGGCGTTCACCATCCCGATGTTCATCGCCAGCCTCTACGCCCTGTACTTCACCCCGCTCTTCGACTTCCTGATGCAGAGCAGGGCCGGGCACATCGGCATGATGGTCCACTTCCTCGCCGTCGGCCTGATCTTCTTCTGGCCGATCATGGGCGTGGACCCGGGCCCGCACCGCCCCGGCTACGTGATGCGGATGCTGGAGCTCTTCGCGGGCATGCCCTTCCACGCCTTCTTCGGCATCGCCCTGATGATGGCGAGCGAGCCGATGATCAAGACGTACGCGGACCCGCCGGCCTCCCTGGGCATCAACCCGCTCGACGACCAGCACTGGGGCGGCGGCATCGCCTGGGCCTTCAGCGAGATCCCCTCGGTGCTCGTGCTGATCGCCCTGGTCTACCAGTGGTACCACTCGGAGCAGCGGGCCGCGAAGCGCTCGGACCGGGCCGCGGACCGGGACGGCGACAAGGAGCTGGAGGCGTACAACGCCTATCTCGCCTCGCTGCAAGGGCGCGGCCAGTAG
- a CDS encoding type 1 glutamine amidotransferase, with product MSDNSLRLVWVYPDLLSTYGDQGNALVVERRARQRGLDVQRVDVRSDQPIPTSGDIYLIGGGEDRPQRLAAERLLRDGGLERAVSNGAIVFSVCAGYQILGKEFVNDMGQRQEGLGLLDVVTVRGEGERCVGDVLADIDPRLNLPPLTGFENHQGVTHLGPTAKPFARTRLGRGNGTGDGTEGAYNDTVFGTYMHGPVMARNPLIADLLLKLALDVNALPAIDDRWYEALRAERIAAATQPA from the coding sequence ATGAGCGACAACAGCCTGCGTCTGGTGTGGGTCTACCCCGACCTGCTCAGCACGTACGGAGACCAGGGCAACGCCCTCGTGGTGGAGCGCCGCGCACGCCAGCGCGGCCTGGACGTGCAGCGCGTGGACGTGCGCAGCGACCAGCCCATCCCCACCTCGGGCGACATCTACCTGATCGGCGGCGGCGAGGACCGGCCGCAGCGGCTGGCCGCGGAGCGGCTGCTGCGCGACGGCGGCCTGGAGCGCGCCGTCTCGAACGGGGCGATCGTCTTCTCCGTCTGCGCCGGGTACCAGATCCTCGGCAAGGAGTTCGTCAACGACATGGGCCAGCGCCAGGAGGGCCTGGGCCTGCTGGACGTCGTGACCGTGCGCGGCGAGGGCGAGCGGTGCGTCGGCGACGTGCTCGCCGACATCGACCCGCGTCTGAACCTGCCGCCGCTGACGGGCTTCGAGAACCACCAGGGCGTCACGCACCTGGGCCCGACGGCCAAGCCCTTCGCTCGCACCCGCCTGGGCCGGGGCAACGGCACCGGCGACGGCACCGAGGGCGCGTACAACGACACCGTCTTCGGTACGTACATGCACGGCCCCGTCATGGCCCGCAACCCGCTGATCGCGGACCTGCTGCTGAAGCTGGCCCTCGACGTGAACGCGCTGCCGGCCATAGACGACCGCTGGTACGAGGCGCTGCGCGCCGAGCGGATCGCGGCTGCCACGCAGCCCGCGTAG
- a CDS encoding 6-phosphofructokinase, producing MRIGVLTSGGDCPGLNAVIRSVVHRAVVDHGDEVIGFHDGWRGLLECDYRKLDLDSVAGILARGGTILGSSRVQPAHLRDGVERARGHVADLGLDAIIPIGGEGTLKAANLLAQGGLPIVGVPKTIDNDISSTDVTFGFDTAVGVATEALDRLKTTAESHQRVMVVEVMGRHTGWIALHSGMAAGAHAIVVPERPFDIEELTAIVGERFSAGKRFAIVVVAEGAKPRPGSMDYQQGGTDQYGHERFAGIGNILAVELERRLGKEARPVILGHVQRGGTPTAYDRVLATRFGWHAVEAAHRGEFGMLTALRGTDIVMVPLAEATSTLKTVPDARYDEAQTVL from the coding sequence ATGCGCATTGGTGTGCTCACTTCCGGTGGCGACTGCCCCGGCCTCAACGCCGTCATCCGCTCCGTCGTGCACCGCGCCGTCGTCGACCACGGGGACGAGGTCATCGGGTTCCACGACGGCTGGCGCGGCCTGCTGGAGTGCGACTACCGCAAGCTCGACCTGGACTCCGTGGCCGGCATCCTGGCCCGCGGCGGCACCATCCTCGGCTCCTCCCGCGTCCAGCCCGCGCACCTGCGCGACGGCGTGGAGCGGGCCCGCGGCCACGTCGCGGACCTCGGCCTGGACGCGATCATCCCGATCGGCGGCGAGGGCACGCTCAAGGCCGCCAACCTGCTCGCGCAGGGCGGTCTGCCGATCGTCGGCGTGCCGAAGACCATCGACAACGACATCTCCTCCACCGACGTCACCTTCGGCTTCGACACGGCCGTCGGCGTGGCCACGGAGGCCCTCGACCGGCTGAAGACCACCGCCGAGTCGCACCAGCGCGTGATGGTCGTCGAGGTCATGGGCCGGCACACCGGCTGGATCGCCCTGCACTCGGGCATGGCGGCCGGCGCGCACGCCATCGTGGTCCCGGAGCGGCCCTTCGACATCGAGGAGCTGACGGCGATCGTCGGCGAGCGCTTCTCGGCCGGCAAGCGGTTCGCGATCGTCGTGGTCGCCGAGGGCGCCAAGCCGCGCCCCGGCTCGATGGACTACCAGCAGGGCGGCACGGACCAGTACGGGCACGAGCGCTTCGCCGGGATCGGCAACATCCTGGCCGTGGAGCTGGAGCGACGCCTGGGCAAGGAGGCCCGTCCGGTCATCCTGGGCCACGTCCAGCGCGGCGGCACGCCCACCGCCTACGACCGGGTCCTGGCCACCCGCTTCGGCTGGCACGCGGTGGAGGCGGCGCACCGGGGCGAGTTCGGCATGCTGACGGCCCTGCGCGGCACGGACATCGTGATGGTCCCCCTCGCCGAGGCCACCTCGACCTTGAAGACCGTCCCGGACGCCCGTTACGACGAGGCGCAGACGGTTCTGTGA